In one window of Oryzias melastigma strain HK-1 linkage group LG5, ASM292280v2, whole genome shotgun sequence DNA:
- the LOC112145772 gene encoding CTTNBP2 N-terminal-like protein, whose product MKSQLNMENLSKPELLRLFSILEGELEARDLVIEALKAQCKHMFIHEHYGKYNLSDPFHALQRDSELMGQNKGCSSPTSNPLVVLKMVVSHCRKMQEKMLAQLAAAESRHRRVIADLEEEKRRHAEDTAEGDDVTYILEKDRERLQQQLEFERSQVRRLEKEQWRVTEQLEEERAQHKHLSCALAKECKWASARALEEGHLLTELNHKLDKEKEACHSLRKELEDERARALRMEARVEEQLAEFDTEREQLRSRLKKEEAHCSQLQQQVKELMKKLEEAHGITELRGTNMTPVEAEESEWASRVCPGSSLVESMMGNDSKEDLSLDQQHVNSHRCSGETNGYHDSSSASSEKTSLQNGTDTFPLHHSQMSPPGSSTPSPMLAFSSPCAKRSPGSSGPGGYQSPYQAGINQRFHAARHKFQSPAEPESPSPAGHPALPLPTTCGSSPEASPVKQMARSTVTQVLSRFTTVQQSASAKHASQNNSPFGTDYRSLAAPLSPAPARAAGTNPQPIPSPTISRVERGNPPPIPPKKPGLVQAPLSPAVGAKSASPLSGSCGLTSAQEGVLELDMVVSSN is encoded by the exons ACACATGTTCATCCACGAGCACTACGGCAAGTACAACCTCAGCGACCCCTTCCACGCCTTGCAAAGAGACAGCGAGCTGATGGGACAGAACAAGGGCTGTTCCTCTCCAACATCTAACCCTCTGGTGGTGCTGAAAATGGTGGTGAGCCACTGCAGGAAAATGCAGGAAAAGATGCTGGCCCAgctggctgctgctgagagccgACACCGAAGG GTTATTGCAGACCTGGAGGAAGAAAAGCGGAGGCACGCAGAGGACACAGCTGAGGGAGATGATGTCACCTACATCCTGGAAAAAGACAGGGAGCGTCTCCAACAGCAG CTGGAGTTTGAACGGAGTCAGGTCCGCAGGCTGGAGAAAGAACAGTGGCGTGTCACTGAGCAGCTGGAGGAAGAGCGGGCTCAGCATAAACACCTGTCCTGTGCTCTGGCTAAAGAGTGCAAATGGGCGAGTGCCCGGGCTCTGGAGGAGGGTCACCTCCTCACTGAGCTGAACCACAAGCTTGACAAG GAGAAGGAGGCATGTCACTCCCTGAGGAAAGAGCTGGAGGACGAGCGGGCGAGAGCTCTGCGCATGGAGGCCagagtggaggagcagctggcTGAATTCGACACTGAACGGGAACAACTCCGCTCTCGCCTGAAGAAGGAGGAAGCTCACTGTAGTCAGCTGCAGCAACAG GTGAAAGAACTGATGAAGAAGTTGGAGGAGGCTCATGGGATTACAGAACTAAGAGGGACCAACATGACTCCAGTGGAGGCAGAGGAAAGTGAATGGGCTTCAAGAGTTTGTCCAGGAAGCAGTTTGGTGGAGAGCATGATGGGTAATGACAGTAAGGAAGACCTCTCACTCGACCAGCAACACGTCAACAGTCACAGATGTTCAGGGGAGACCAATGGCTACCATGATTCCAGTAGTGCTTCGTCAGAGAAGACGTCCCTCCAGAACGGAACAGACACTTTTCCACTTCATCACTCACAGATGTCCCCCCCTGGCTCCAGTACGCCCTCCCCCATGCTCGCCTTTTCCTCTCCCTGTGCCAAGCGCTCGCCGGGCAGCTCGGGTCCTGGAGGGTACCAGTCTCCGTACCAGGCTGGGATCAACCAGCGTTTTCACGCGGCGCGCCACAAGTTCCAGAGCCCAGCCGAGCCCGAGTCGCCATCCCCGGCCGGACATCCCGCTCTCCCGCTTCCTACAACCTGTGGCTCCTCCCCCGAGGCCAGCCCAGTGAAGCAGATGGCGAGGAGCACGGTCACTCAGGTTCTGTCCCGTTTCACCACGGTCCAGCAGAGCGCATCGGCAAAACACGCCTCCCAGAACAACTCCCCCTTCGGTACTGACTACCGCAGCCTGGCAGCACCCCTGTCTCCAGCCCCCGCCAGGGCTGCCGGGACAAATCCTCAGCCGATTCCTTCCCCCACCATTTCCAGAGTGGAAAGGGGCAACCCCCCACCCATCCCTCCTAAGAAGCCAGGTCTGGTCCAGGCCCCCTTATCCCCCGCTGTGGGGGCCAAGTCTGCCAGCCCCCTGTCAGGCAGCTGTGGGCTCACCTCCGCCCAGGAGGGGGTCCTAGAACTGGATATGGTGGTTTCCTCCAACTAA